In the genome of Acanthopagrus latus isolate v.2019 chromosome 17, fAcaLat1.1, whole genome shotgun sequence, the window CCTCAGACTTTGCAGCTCACTATCCAACTCACGTCCACTGTCTGCTGTGTCCctacagcagctgctgctccagagcCTACGCTGCCCACATGATCCAGTAAGAGTACTGCGTCACAGTAAGAGTACCACATCACAGTAAGACTACTGCATCACAGTAAGAGTACCACATCACAGTAAGACTACTGCATCACAGTAAGAGTACCACATCACAGTAAGAGTACCACATCACAGTAAGACTACTGCGTCACAGTAAGAGTACCACATCACAGTAAGACTACTGCATCACAGTAAGAGTACCACATCACAGTAAGAGTACCACATCACAGTAAGACTACTGCGTCACAGTAAGAGTACCACATCACAGTAAGACTACTGCGTCACAGTAAGAGTACCACATCACAGTAAGACTACTGCGTCACAGTAAGAGTACCACATCACAGTAAGACTACTGCATCACAGTAAGAGTACCACATCACAGTAAGACTACTGCGTCACAGTAAGAGTACCACATCACAGTAAGACTACTGCGTCACAGTAAGAGTACCACATCACAGTAAGACTACTGCGTCACAGTAAGAGTACCACATCACAGTAAGAGTACCACATCACAGTAAGACTACTGCATCACAGTAAGAGTACCACATCACAGTAATACTACTGCGTCACAGTAAGAGTACAACATCACAGTAAGACTACTGCGTCACAGTAAGAGTACCACATCACAGTAAGACTACTGCGTCACAGTAAGAGTACCACATCACAGTAAGACTACTGCGTCACAGTAAGAGTACCACATCACAGTAAGAGTACTGCGTCACAATAAGAGTACCACATCACAGTAAGAGTACTGCGTCACAATAAGAGTACCACATCACAGTAAGAGTACTGCATCACAATAAGAGTACCACATCACAGTAAGAGTACTGCATCACAATAAGAGTACCACATCACAGTAAGGGTACCGCATCACAATAAGAGTACCACATCACAGTAAGGGTACCGCATCACAGTAAGAGTACCACATCACAGTAAGAGTACTGCATCACAGTAAGAGTACCACATCACAGTAAGAGTACTGCGTCACAGTAAGAGTACCACATCAGTCAGAGTATCACATCACAGTAAGAGTACTGCGTCAGTACTGCgtcagtgctgcagtgatgttttattgattgttgtttgttggtttgttgttcaCAGCCACCACGTGCCGCGCTCCTCACACACAGCGGTTCCTCTGCACAGACTTCCTCCTCCCTGGTGAGACTCAGCTGACTGATGAAGTGACTGTGACAGTGCTGCAAAGTAACAGAGTACATTTATCTGATggctttagttactagttactttacaaattGAGattattacacacaaacatcggggcggctgtagctcagcaggcagtcgactagtgattgaaaggtcgctagttcaaatcccggctccgggcaaggctaAGCTGCATATCGAAGTGTctactgaaccccacattgctgATCAGTGAGGGCCGCGACAtcaacatcccgcgaccccatggaaagggataagcggttacggactGTGACAGgacatgacacacaaacatgtgaagAGTTTATTATGATACGAGTGCAGCTGAACAACAGAAGATCTTCCATCACAGAGCATCCTGACCTGATGACAGCAGATATGTTTGTAGGCTGCAGTCAGGCTGTCTGACCTGCAGGTGTCGCTCTTGATTAATAACAGCGGCAGATCAACGACATTTCACCCAATCAGTCTTCACAAACCGAAACACACTCACTTACACTTAATTAGACTTCTAGTGAATCATTGATTTAGCAGTGGACTGATCGATCAATATTGAGCTCCCAGGCACATCACAGttctgttaatgtgtttaattgatCCTGTAAATGACTTGCCCTCgtctctcctcagtgtcttcctgctgtgctgctctcACTGTGACTTCAGGCCTCTGGCTGCTGATCAGATGGCCGATCACCTGCTGATGAACCCGGAGCACCACAGTGCCACCTGTCACACCAGGagtaagagacacacacacacacgcaggtttAGTATTTACTCTCCGAGGCTTCAACCTCTGCTCTTATTTCTGGTTGAACCACTGGGAGGCCTCCTGAGGACGCGCTGTCAGCTATGGGCGTGGTTTGATTGTGAAGGCCAGCAAGAGAATCATCACAGAGGAaccaagtgggttttttttagagACTGCCCTTTAACAAACAGTGTCGAACAGTGTCTTCTCAGATGCTTCCCAGAAGCAAATGTGGCTTCATCAGTTGTGGTCTGCTAATGTCTTGTGCAgatcttcagtttactgtcagaggaggaaagaatccagaacatattcacatttaaggagctgACAGCAAAGAGTGAAGTCAACAAATCGTTGTACTCAAGTAACAAACCATTTGATTCAACTGTCACACATCCAGACGATTACAAAACTGTGATGCAAGTTTAAAGTTCAGCAGGTTTAAAGAACAATGTGTCAATTAGAAGCTGAATGTGAGGAGTGCTGTctagctcagctggtagagcagcatcccatgtacagaggctgtgtcctcgctgcagcagatCAGGGTTCATCTCCCGGCCTGGGCCCTTTGCTGcctgtcactccccctctctctcatcctgtttcccGTCCAAGTCTTCAGCTgaactatcaataaagccaaaaggccaaaaaatactttaaaaaaaaaagaaaagaaactgaggCAGTTTTTAAAGACAATGCCACAGttgaaacagacaaatgtttCTAAGTCATAAAGAGATAACAGACCTGTGGAGCAGCTGGTTCATATTTAAAGGCACCATATAAAGTTGTAATTGTGACTCCAGAGTCATGAAAATCATGTGTCTGAACCTTCACGAACTCAGAGACGCGTCcataattaacatttaatcatATCTCATTCAGAACATTCCCCGTTTCCTGATCTGATCCTGATTTATTTCAGTCCTGATGATCAGACTGAACGTCCAGGTCCGCtctctgttctggagctttAACAGCCTATCCAGCTGCACACGTCTGAGTTACTAGAGAAAAAGTTTTACTCACTGTCATGCTTGTGTTGTCATGGTGGCTTCATGTGTGTAAACAGACAGCAACAGTAAGTCAACTGTGAGCCAAggctgttagcatttagctctgTGTCTCATAATCATGAGGTCCAGGTCAACTTGTTCCTCTGAGgaagttatttgtttttgtaaattgaTGTTGGACTTAATCCACAGATATGAAACCGACACAAACCTGTTCAGCTCTGGATCTTTATCACTGGTAAATATGTGAACCAGTAACTAAAGTTAGACgggagctgctgtcacagtttaACTGCTGCTCTGATAAAACCAGCACAGATAAAATCTGCAGATATGAAACAGTGGACTGGACTTTGTGTTCGGTCACGCCTATGCTTTTCTTTGTGGCCATTGTGTTAATAAAATCACAGCTGCCGTCTCCTCCTCATAAATCAAACTTTTCTCTGGGCGGTTTGGAGGTCTCTACAGATATGTTGCTCCACTGATTCTGGCTCCACCCGcagccaaagaaaacaaaactaaccGGGCTGAGGGTTCACAGTCTGCACTCACTCCCTGTCAGAAGGAAGTGTGTTTATCAGGAACGATATGTTTACATGTCAGGAAGTCTCCCTAAACAATCCTTCCACAATATACGGAAGAATCAGCCTGTAAACTTCATAGCCTGACCTGTTTCGAACTATTGGGTTGTTCTGTTCAGTCAATGATGGgactgaacaaaacaacatttcaatttGTTGAGGAtcactgtttgattttgttctgATACTGATATTTCTAGAAATTAAAGTCAGCAActatttcatgtcattttacaGCCTACACTGAACCTGACATCCAGTTCTGTCAcagtgaagaggagaaggaaCCAGTCCAGAACAAGAACTTGCCAGATCCTTCCTGGACGTCAGCTgattgttggaaacatctgaCAGAGAAGGATGACACCGAGTCCTCCATCGTCACCTTCATGCAGGGCAGCGGTCCTCGTCACTGCCTGTCCAAAAACAGCGACGCAATCGACTTCTTCAATCTGCTCTTTCCTATAAAACTGGTGGAGCTGATTGCCGAGGAGACCAACGCTCACGTCAAGACCTGCCAGTTCCTGGGCTCCAGCTTTCCCGACTGGGTCCCAGTCACCACCCATGAGATCAAAGGTTTCATGGGCCTGGTCATCCTGATGGGGATCCAGAACCTTCCCGATCCATCGCACTACTGGTCCTGGAGTCACTACGACAACAGCTACACCTTCTACAGGGCTATGAGCTTCAAACGCTTCAAGCAGATTGCCGCTAACATCCGCATGGGCAGCTTCACTACAGACGAGTACCGTGGCACCAGTAGTTCCAGCGACCCACTGCACATCTTCAGGCCGATGCTTGCCATGTTGGGCAGAGCAATGTGGAACACCTACCTGCCGAACTGCTCCCTGACCATCGACAGGGCGCTGCTTCCctgcctggaggaggagagcgaccAAGCCAAGGGCAGCCCAAAGACACAGCCTCAGGTGTGGCTGCTCTGTGACTCTAAGTCTGGCTACTGCCACCGCCTCTTCATCCAGGTTGGGGCGAAGGTGGGTGAAGAGCTGGGCTTCACCGTGGTGCCGCAGCTGGTGAAGGGTCTTGAGGACAAACACCACCATCTTTACCTGGCGAGCTCACTTACATCTGTCCCACTCATGCAGAAGCTTCTGGACCAGGGTATTTATGCCTCCAGCTCCTTCCCCCCACCCAACCCCATCCTGCCCAGAGAGCTGTGGGAGGAGGGCCAGCTGGAGAAACCAGGGGACTTCCTGCAGAGGCAGTATGGACCTCTCCTGGCCACCAGATGGAGGGACATGAAGGAGATGGGCTGCTTGTCAACTAATGCAGCTCCAGGTGAACGGGATACTGTTTGGAGGCGGTCTCAGACCAAAGTGGGAGAACTGGACCCCATCGACCGCCCTCAGGCCTTCAGCCTCCTACAAGAGAACATGCGGGGGGTTGACATTTGCAAGCAGCTGCTGGCCTGCAACCCGCTGGGAGGAATCCCCCTGGACCGACACTGGCGCAGCCTCTTCTGGTTCCTGGTCAACCTGAGCATCGTCAATGCCTTCATTGTGCTGCGGGAGAGCCGCAAAGATAACCCGCCTGCCTGGGTTCAAGACGGCCTCTTTACTCAGGTCAACTTTCGTAAGCGTTTGGGCAACCAACTCGCCAAGTGTGCTCAGAAATACTTTGAGACAGTAGAGATTGCCAGCTCCCGCGCTACAAGGATGGGGCCGGCTGATGAGCCagtcaaacaaagacacaggaTGGCGAAGATCAGCAGCATCTCCAAGAGGTGCAAGAACTGCAACTTAAAAAGCATCCGCCATGAGAGTGTGTATGGCTGCATCATCTGTAAAGTCAACCTGTGCAAACATCCGGGCTGCTTCTGGGAATATCATGGCCTTTCACCTCTGAACAAAGGTCAGTGTTTTACATGTTACTCAAAGGTTGTGGTCGGTTCTGTAACTGAGAAGTTGGTTTATGATTGTTAAACTTGGTAGCTGGATGGAAACGTATGTTCACCATTGTGTTACGGGTTTGATCCCAGTTGGTGATCTTTGTTGCGTGTCTTCCTCGTCTCTccaccctgtttcctgtctgccaCTGCTGTCACATAAaggtaaaaaatgtaaaaaaaaaaaaatctgcacagtAGAAGattaatattttatgtttttaacagGATCATCAAAGGTTGGATTTCTCAAGGACAGAATAAGGTAATTATttcatatatatgtacatttgttttaatgtttaagaTGAATATTTTGGTTTCTAGttttaaatctgtctgaaaTGTTAGTGGACGACAAGTTGAGTTAAGTTGAGGCTCAAGCCTTGTGTATTTTGTCAGATGTTGCTGTGTTTAATTAACATACATTTGATTATCTGTGCTGCAGCGGCGCCATCGAGGTGAATGAGGTGAAAGACACTGCGGACGGGGCGATGGCCCCCGTGGAGGACTTGGACTTCTCTGATGATGAGAGACTTGAGGATCTGGATGACATGGATGAAGAAACTGAAGATATTAAGGATGAATTtctcaaagaagaaaaacacccaATGTCTCACCGGCCATCAACAACGAATGGCCACACCCAACCAGAAACCATGTTGTCTTTGTCTAAAGATCGTGATGACTTCCTCAGCGCCCGTCAGTTGAGGATCACCCTGTTCGCTCTGTGTGACGGACTCCAACAAGCCTCAAGGGTCTTTTCCACTGACACGCAACTCATCCGGTCGTGGCTGAAGGAGGCTAGGAAGCGTTTGAAGCaaactgagcagaaacagaaggTCCACTCTAGTGGCGGTGACCGTATGGTGGCCTGGGTGATGTCCATGCGTGAGCAGCAGCTTCCGATCACAGAGAGCAACCTCTTCCACAAAGCTTCCATGCTGAAGAAGAAGGGTGCGTTCAGTGACTCCTTCCGCATCTCGTATGACTGGGCGGTGAGCTTCATGCTGCAGTATCGGCTGGGCGTAAGGAGCATCGGCAGGGAGGCCACGCTATCACGTACACTACCTCTTTCCCTGGTGGCCAAGATCAAGTCCTTCAGGGAGTTTACCCACAAGGTTGTCCAGGCCAAAAAGCTATCAGAAGACACTGTGGCAGCGATGGATGagctgtgtctctttgtggatcTGAGGTTGGTTCAGGACAAGTCTCGCCGCTCTGAGGCCCTGGAGCTCACAGGGTCTTTACCTCTGGTCACTGTGTACCTGACTGTGCTGGCTGATGGGACCATGCTGCCGTCTCTGGTGCTAGCCAACAGGCAGCTGGCTGAGAAAGTCCTACCGGCGTTCATCATGCTGGAGGCTGGCCCAGAGAGTCTGTTAGTAGAAGAGGCCTTGGATCTCTGGACCAACAAGGTCTGGCTCCAGTACGTGTCCAATTTGGCTCAGCCCAGTAAGTCAGTGCTGGTCCTGGACCGACACCGGGAACACTTAGGAGATCCGTTCCTGACTTCCATCAGCGGGTCAGGTACTCTCCCGGCTGTGATTCCTGGAGGCTGCTCACTCCATCTTCAGCCCCTAGAGGTTTGTGTGAAACCAGTTCTGCAGCGCTTCTTGCTGTCACGCTGGGCCAAGTTCACCTCCGGAAACCCAGAGGAGCTTGAAGAATCATTACCTCAACGGCTCCAAGCAAATGTTGCCCAGCTGCTTGTTGATTGGGTGATCGAAGCCCTGACACACCTGCACAAACTCCCACAGCTGTGGAAGAAGTCATTCCACCTGACAGGCCTTCTGCCCAAAGAGGGGGACaagaaggagggggagaaaataaTTCAGAAACCAGAGGAAATCCAGTCAGACCTCCTAAAGAACCTGACAGAGACCCTCCTGGGAACTGAAGCTTTGGAGGACAGTCCTCCTGAActactggagctggaggaggacactgaggtggatgaagagggagatcatgaggacaaagaagaggaagaaaaagaggtgAACAATGACGGCGAAGAAACagggacagagatggaggaggaaaggagggaaacaACAGATAGGGGGAAACTGGAGGACAGAGACAAGGAAGGAAAAGTCACAATTGAAGGAGTTGAAGACAGcaatgagacagaggaggagagcaaagaggaagtccagaagctggaggaggacagcgaggaggaaggaaaggagacggaggaggacagaaaggagGTGAGCAAGGAGAGACGAGAGACAAGGATAGTAATAGGAGAGGAGGTCGGTGATGAATGGAAGATAACAGTGAAGAGCAGGACTGAAGGAGTGGCGGCTGATGGAGAGGACACTGACAGGATGCACCAAAGCTGAACCAATGATGAAGACGAGGATGAAGGTCCACAGACTGTACGAGCTGTCTAAGTCGGCTCATCACCAGATTTCGAGGCCATGGTGTCGAGCAGGAAGCGACCAACACAGCCGAGTGCGAACGACAGCATCACCTGTCACTCAGCACACTCGCCCTTAAACTTACCTGTCTTAGTGCGGATTAAAGCTTCAGTCCGCCTCAGGTGAATTGTACCATGAGATCTGATTCAGACTGTGAGGTGAACAGTAAAATTCAAATTCTGCCCTCAGGCTGACACAGGAGCTGAACTGACTGTGTGTTAGACTGGAGAAGCTGTAGGTTTCCCTGTTCAGTCTGGTGGACATGAGAGGAACTCGTCACAATTGTGCTGGTTGCTTCTTGTTTAGAAGAAACCAACTGGACTGATTTGTTCTTGGTTTG includes:
- the pogzb gene encoding pogo transposable element derived with ZNF domain b isoform X3, translating into MDTELFMECEEEELEPWQQVDDSVEEDDMDFIDSYCEPVEDSMSPLPASETPPPETPQSITPAQPASSPIQIVSSVIRPPPSVITTSSSVSRLPVPAQPLMAQAQPLILTQTASGTFLLPAAPGTGNAPPILLTTQGFPMMNHGAPLLLNLQPGQTVQPLTLIQSPSLRQLVRPSVGISPVLPQGQTRQGPTPLRGPTQTSSAFTAMQLPATLTIRTSTPGLVNLQMTQVGGANSLKLAGSPALPSGSANGVTRTPSFSSSMGRSVISTAPGHSPSVVMTPCVTSAPTSDPTRVVMSVEEFYYGTHDGDLSLRKPQPLGIKTSTFTCQICSHLAENNLRLMQHMLQHSELIGGGGSGDDRKFCKFCYRQFSSPAQLQSHQEQVHGPVLSSCMCRICEWAFENEPAFLNHMKSNHKPGEMPYTCQVCSYRSSFYSDVLQHFASFHRDSRFLLCVFCLKVTRNPASYQQHLLRHQINQAFHCNRCRLQFVFLKDKMQHKLENHRSFRRPVRLEGLPPGSKVTIRTYGKFRPLMTSSGSRLLQSPSSLIQPIIIKTEPRTQSQRSPVRSPRSPTKKPISRRVHVRRMSSSDDRLVCLECGTDASDFAAHYPTHVHCLLCPYSSCCSRAYAAHMIHHHVPRSSHTAVPLHRLPPPCVFLLCCSHCDFRPLAADQMADHLLMNPEHHSATCHTRTYTEPDIQFCHSEEEKEPVQNKNLPDPSWTSADCWKHLTEKDDTESSIVTFMQGSGPRHCLSKNSDAIDFFNLLFPIKLVELIAEETNAHVKTCQFLGSSFPDWVPVTTHEIKGFMGLVILMGIQNLPDPSHYWSWSHYDNSYTFYRAMSFKRFKQIAANIRMGSFTTDEYRGTSSSSDPLHIFRPMLAMLGRAMWNTYLPNCSLTIDRALLPCLEEESDQAKGSPKTQPQVWLLCDSKSGYCHRLFIQVGAKVGEELGFTVVPQLVKGLEDKHHHLYLASSLTSVPLMQKLLDQGIYASSSFPPPNPILPRELWEEGQLEKPGDFLQRQYGPLLATRWRDMKEMGCLSTNAAPGERDTVWRRSQTKVGELDPIDRPQAFSLLQENMRGVDICKQLLACNPLGGIPLDRHWRSLFWFLVNLSIVNAFIVLRESRKDNPPAWVQDGLFTQVNFRKRLGNQLAKCAQKYFETVEIASSRATRMGPADEPVKQRHRMAKISSISKRCKNCNLKSIRHESVYGCIICKVNLCKHPGCFWEYHGLSPLNKGSSKVGFLKDRISGAIEVNEVKDTADGAMAPVEDLDFSDDERLEDLDDMDEETEDIKDEFLKEEKHPMSHRPSTTNGHTQPETMLSLSKDRDDFLSARQLRITLFALCDGLQQASRVFSTDTQLIRSWLKEARKRLKQTEQKQKVHSSGGDRMVAWVMSMREQQLPITESNLFHKASMLKKKGAFSDSFRISYDWAVSFMLQYRLGVRSIGREATLSRTLPLSLVAKIKSFREFTHKVVQAKKLSEDTVAAMDELCLFVDLRLVQDKSRRSEALELTGSLPLVTVYLTVLADGTMLPSLVLANRQLAEKVLPAFIMLEAGPESLLVEEALDLWTNKVWLQYVSNLAQPSKSVLVLDRHREHLGDPFLTSISGSGTLPAVIPGGCSLHLQPLEVCVKPVLQRFLLSRWAKFTSGNPEELEESLPQRLQANVAQLLVDWVIEALTHLHKLPQLWKKSFHLTGLLPKEGDKKEGEKIIQKPEEIQSDLLKNLTETLLGTEALEDSPPELLELEEDTEVDEEGDHEDKEEEEKEVNNDGEETGTEMEEERRETTDRGKLEDRDKEGKVTIEGVEDSNETEEESKEEVQKLEEDSEEEGKETEEDRKEVSKERRETRIVIGEEVGDEWKITVKSRTEGVAADGEDTDRMHQS